A portion of the Methyloceanibacter stevinii genome contains these proteins:
- a CDS encoding OmpA family protein, translating to MRKVLGILALVLGVAALCWFGAKHHAKRIEQTVADGANGAVAASVHGLKTSVAGRDIEVSGLADSNAERKRILETLDIVQGRRVVRDKMKVLESVVPYTFSAVKTDKGVTVSGHVPTEAARAGIAVILDRDASSLKLASGAPGGWTMVAQDGLSALAKLNKGKLTMSDKSLTLSGEATTPRRGGGAGRTQGRAARYMVDTSLTYLDDGKPAAFELVYSASDGASASGKLPAGLTTHEIASALGLDWVSGEPTNSVSGDSGPSLGIMKKLGSWLPEFETLKLAFGGDNDFGLTGSASPGADVELLETGLSKDLGDTVAVSVEAAADLPPDGTSRKNVATGETEVMTAGYWLPQMDFVASRDQCSDKANALLSKRDVNFVTGSARLDARSLQVINAMTALVMKCVQSGDLRVEVGGHTDSQGDSDFNMDLSQKRADAVADALKKRGIPADAITAAGYGDTEPLADNDTEEGRAANRRVTLAFTQ from the coding sequence GTGCGGAAGGTCTTGGGAATCTTGGCGCTCGTCTTGGGCGTCGCGGCGCTGTGCTGGTTTGGCGCCAAGCATCATGCCAAGCGAATCGAGCAGACCGTTGCTGATGGTGCCAACGGCGCGGTCGCCGCGTCAGTGCATGGCCTCAAGACGTCCGTCGCGGGCCGCGACATCGAGGTGAGCGGTCTCGCCGACAGCAACGCGGAACGCAAACGCATTCTCGAGACGCTCGACATTGTGCAAGGGCGCCGCGTCGTTCGCGACAAGATGAAGGTGTTGGAGTCGGTTGTTCCCTACACATTCTCGGCGGTGAAAACGGACAAGGGCGTCACGGTTTCCGGCCATGTGCCGACCGAAGCCGCGCGCGCAGGTATTGCCGTCATTCTCGACCGCGATGCGTCCTCGCTGAAGTTGGCCTCGGGCGCGCCGGGGGGCTGGACGATGGTCGCGCAGGACGGGCTCAGCGCTCTCGCCAAGCTCAACAAGGGCAAGCTCACCATGTCGGACAAGTCGCTGACCCTTTCGGGTGAGGCGACGACACCGCGCCGGGGAGGCGGCGCTGGCCGAACTCAAGGACGTGCCGCCAGGTACATGGTGGACACGTCGCTCACTTATCTCGACGACGGCAAACCAGCGGCATTCGAGCTCGTCTATTCCGCTTCGGACGGGGCTTCCGCGAGCGGCAAGCTTCCGGCCGGACTGACAACCCATGAAATCGCCAGCGCGCTGGGTCTCGATTGGGTCTCCGGCGAACCCACCAATTCAGTGTCGGGCGACTCCGGCCCTTCGCTCGGCATCATGAAGAAGCTTGGCTCCTGGCTTCCGGAATTCGAGACGCTGAAACTGGCGTTCGGCGGCGACAACGATTTCGGCCTGACCGGAAGCGCCTCCCCGGGAGCGGATGTCGAACTCCTGGAGACGGGCCTGTCCAAGGATCTCGGCGACACGGTCGCCGTGAGTGTCGAGGCAGCAGCCGACTTGCCGCCCGACGGCACCAGCCGCAAGAACGTGGCGACGGGAGAGACCGAGGTGATGACGGCCGGATATTGGCTGCCGCAGATGGACTTCGTGGCGAGCCGCGACCAGTGCAGCGACAAGGCCAACGCCCTCTTGTCCAAGCGTGACGTGAATTTCGTGACCGGCTCCGCGCGGCTCGACGCGCGCTCCTTGCAGGTCATCAACGCGATGACGGCGCTTGTTATGAAATGCGTCCAGTCCGGCGATCTGCGCGTGGAGGTTGGCGGCCATACGGACAGCCAGGGCGACAGTGACTTCAACATGGACCTGAGCCAGAAGCGGGCCGACGCGGTGGCGGACGCCCTCAAGAAGCGCGGCATACCGGCAGATGCGATTACGGCGGCGGGCTACGGCGACACGGAGCCGCTGGCCGACAACGACACGGAAGAGGGCCGGGCGGCGAACCGACGCGTGACCTTGGCATTCACTCAGTAA
- a CDS encoding efflux RND transporter permease subunit — translation MIAGIIRWSARNVVLVSIATVFVTLLGLYAVQKVPLDAIPDLSDVQVIVYTEYPGQAPQVVEDQVTYPLTTAMLTVPKARTVRGFSFFGVSFVYVIFDDGTDVYWARSRVMESLSAAAGDLPAEVTPELGPDATGVGWVYQYVLRGGDQSLADLRTLQDWYVRYGLSQAPGVAEVASVGGFVKQYSVVVDPRRLQALGIPLTKVTGAIRESNTDVGGRTLELSEREYMVRGRGYITSLEDIETIVLKNDTGVPVLLKDVARVELVPDERRGLSEVNGNGEAVSGIVLQRYGENALSVIDGVKERLAEIAPSLPEGVTVETVYDRSALIYRAIDTLKRTLIEESLIVAVVCVIFLMHARSALVAVITLPLGVLMAYICMWALGVSSNIMSLGGIAIAIGAMVDASIVMIENAHKRLEHAPPGKTRTETIVEAAVEVGPALFFSLLIITVSFLPIFALEAQEGRLFKPLAYTKTFSMAAAALLSIFVVPALMILFVRGRILPEHKNPLNRALTWIYRPVIAFVLRFRVLTVLVAVAVFGATLWPASKIGSEFMPTLNEGTLFYMPTTLPGVSVTEASKLLQTQNKIIKSFPEVESVWGKAGRAATATDPAPMSMFETVINLKPESEWRDGMTIDALTAEMDKALQFPGVSNSWTMPIKARTDMLSTGIRTPVGIKVIGRDLGEMESLARKIEAAVRDVPGTTSAYAERATGGYYINIDPDRARLARYGLMVGDVQAVIATALGANAVTTTVEGRERYKVAVRYPRDYRNDPQAIANEVLIPTPAGGTVPLSEVATVTVAQGPSMIRTENAQLALYIFVDFRDRDIGSYVADAQKAVAESVDFPPGYYVTWSGQFEYLQRAEKRLQIVVPLTALVIFVLLYLNFGRLTETLIVMLSVPFALVGGVWLMWWLDFNFSVAAVTGFIALAGVAAETGVVMLIYLDNALKERIAACAQEGRTLEPRDLHAAIVSGAAGRVRPKIMTVAAIMAGLLPILWAHGAGSEVMQRIAVPMIGGMASSTLLTLVVIPAIYSLVKSFELRRTAARTKSHHSEVAPHGV, via the coding sequence ATGATCGCGGGCATTATCCGCTGGTCGGCGCGGAACGTCGTCCTGGTGAGCATCGCCACGGTGTTCGTCACGCTGCTCGGACTCTATGCGGTTCAGAAGGTGCCGCTGGATGCGATCCCCGATCTGTCCGACGTGCAGGTCATCGTCTACACCGAATATCCGGGGCAGGCGCCGCAGGTCGTCGAGGATCAGGTCACCTATCCGCTGACCACTGCCATGTTGACGGTGCCGAAGGCGCGCACCGTGCGCGGCTTCTCCTTCTTCGGCGTGTCGTTCGTCTACGTGATCTTCGACGACGGCACCGACGTCTACTGGGCGCGCTCGCGGGTGATGGAATCGCTGAGCGCCGCCGCCGGAGATCTCCCCGCCGAGGTGACGCCCGAACTGGGGCCCGACGCGACCGGCGTGGGCTGGGTCTACCAGTATGTCTTGAGAGGCGGCGATCAAAGTCTCGCCGATCTGCGAACGCTGCAGGACTGGTATGTGCGCTATGGCCTGTCTCAGGCACCTGGTGTCGCTGAGGTCGCGAGCGTCGGCGGCTTCGTCAAGCAATACAGCGTCGTGGTCGACCCCCGGCGTCTGCAGGCTCTCGGTATCCCGTTGACCAAGGTCACGGGCGCCATCCGCGAAAGCAACACCGATGTCGGTGGGCGCACGCTCGAACTGTCCGAGCGCGAATACATGGTGCGCGGGCGCGGCTACATCACGAGCCTCGAGGATATCGAGACGATCGTGCTCAAGAACGATACGGGCGTTCCCGTCCTGCTCAAGGATGTCGCGCGCGTCGAACTTGTCCCGGACGAACGCCGGGGGCTTTCCGAAGTGAACGGCAACGGAGAAGCCGTTTCGGGGATCGTGTTGCAGCGCTATGGCGAAAACGCGCTTTCGGTTATCGACGGTGTGAAGGAACGTCTCGCAGAGATCGCCCCCAGCCTGCCGGAGGGGGTGACCGTCGAGACCGTCTACGACCGGTCGGCGCTCATCTATCGGGCCATCGATACGCTGAAGCGCACGCTGATCGAGGAGAGCCTCATCGTGGCCGTGGTCTGCGTGATCTTCCTCATGCATGCGCGGAGCGCGCTCGTCGCGGTCATCACGCTGCCGCTGGGCGTGCTCATGGCCTATATCTGCATGTGGGCCTTGGGCGTGTCCTCGAACATCATGAGCCTCGGCGGCATCGCCATCGCTATCGGCGCCATGGTGGATGCCTCGATCGTCATGATCGAGAATGCGCACAAGCGGCTCGAGCACGCGCCGCCCGGCAAGACCCGCACTGAGACCATCGTCGAGGCGGCGGTCGAGGTCGGGCCTGCGCTGTTCTTCAGCCTTCTGATCATCACCGTTTCATTTCTGCCGATCTTTGCTCTGGAGGCGCAAGAAGGGCGTCTGTTCAAGCCGCTCGCCTATACGAAGACGTTCTCCATGGCGGCCGCAGCGCTTCTCTCCATCTTCGTGGTGCCGGCGCTGATGATCTTGTTCGTGCGCGGCCGGATTCTGCCCGAGCACAAGAACCCGCTGAACCGGGCCCTGACCTGGATCTACCGGCCCGTCATCGCCTTCGTTCTGCGCTTCCGGGTCCTTACCGTCCTGGTCGCTGTCGCCGTGTTCGGGGCCACGCTTTGGCCCGCGTCGAAGATCGGCAGCGAGTTCATGCCGACCCTCAACGAGGGCACGCTGTTCTACATGCCGACGACATTGCCAGGCGTCTCCGTCACGGAGGCGAGCAAGTTGCTGCAGACCCAGAACAAGATTATCAAGAGCTTTCCGGAAGTGGAGTCCGTGTGGGGCAAGGCAGGGCGCGCGGCGACGGCCACGGACCCGGCGCCCATGAGCATGTTCGAGACGGTCATCAACCTGAAGCCGGAAAGCGAATGGCGGGACGGCATGACTATCGATGCGCTGACGGCCGAGATGGACAAGGCGCTGCAGTTTCCGGGCGTGTCGAATTCCTGGACCATGCCGATCAAGGCGCGCACCGACATGCTCTCGACCGGTATCCGCACGCCGGTCGGCATCAAGGTAATCGGCCGCGACCTCGGTGAGATGGAAAGCCTAGCCCGTAAGATCGAGGCGGCGGTCCGGGACGTGCCGGGCACGACGAGTGCCTATGCGGAACGGGCGACTGGCGGTTACTACATCAACATCGACCCCGACCGTGCTCGGCTTGCCCGCTACGGGCTCATGGTCGGCGATGTGCAGGCCGTTATCGCGACGGCGCTGGGCGCCAATGCGGTCACCACCACGGTGGAAGGGCGCGAGCGCTACAAGGTCGCCGTCCGCTACCCGCGCGACTATCGCAACGATCCGCAAGCCATCGCGAACGAAGTGCTGATCCCGACGCCGGCGGGCGGTACCGTGCCCTTGAGCGAGGTGGCGACGGTCACGGTTGCGCAAGGCCCGTCGATGATCCGCACCGAGAACGCGCAGCTTGCGCTCTACATCTTCGTCGACTTCCGCGACCGGGATATCGGCAGCTATGTTGCGGACGCGCAGAAGGCCGTGGCCGAGAGCGTGGACTTCCCGCCGGGCTATTACGTCACCTGGAGCGGTCAGTTCGAGTATCTGCAGCGCGCCGAGAAGCGCCTGCAGATCGTCGTGCCGCTCACCGCGCTCGTCATCTTCGTGCTGCTCTATCTCAATTTCGGGCGTCTGACCGAGACACTCATCGTGATGTTGTCCGTACCGTTCGCCCTGGTTGGCGGCGTTTGGCTCATGTGGTGGCTCGATTTCAATTTCTCGGTGGCCGCCGTCACGGGCTTCATCGCTCTGGCGGGCGTCGCCGCCGAGACGGGTGTCGTGATGCTGATCTATCTCGACAACGCGTTGAAGGAGCGAATCGCGGCCTGCGCGCAAGAAGGCCGCACGCTGGAACCCAGAGATCTTCATGCAGCGATCGTTTCCGGCGCGGCGGGGCGCGTGCGTCCTAAGATCATGACCGTGGCCGCGATCATGGCCGGTCTGCTCCCTATACTCTGGGCGCATGGTGCCGGCAGCGAAGTCATGCAGCGCATCGCCGTGCCGATGATCGGCGGCATGGCCTCGTCGACGCTTCTCACCTTGGTGGTGATCCCGGCCATCTACAGCCTGGTCAAGAGCTTCGAATTGCGACGAACGGCAGCGCGCACAAAGTCACACCATTCTGAGGTTGCACCGCACGGGGTGTAG
- a CDS encoding efflux RND transporter permease subunit, with the protein MSEKLLSADAATALFVVAIEPRPKIDDLRIVADDLRQVTDEALAGTDMQAELSGVAFFRLEIVGALIRDQRLLIGAGFTVSLIICLLFFRSPIYALLAGVPAGIAVLWTLGITELRGQEITVLTGVVPGLVTVLVFASSLHLMFGIKRKVVAGEGAREAIVSSVRDIGPACVLAAMTTAIALLSLTLVPHTLVSGFGLTAAIGTAVAFVATITVLPALGTLLLGRRGRKENADHTLDRIFTATSTACRRLGRAILGNPTAFLAAGLIVAIGAGILYATISPSYQYRDYLPGNSQSSRVMDVVDKEFGGTEAILLHIQWPKDKPLDSAQVLAVVADAHKTLETLPLVTRAVSLHSIETWMLEGGLEQEQILSFLEESQSPFVERMMSVDDHSALVSGYFPAVDASELVPVLDALETDLEALRAAHPGVRFIATGIAPHSARASYDMIIELNRSLLIAIGLNILLIGLVFWSLRAGFYSMVTNVLPIAVAGAILHLTGAGLQFTCVVAFTIGFGIAVDNAIHILNYYRLMRSNGEAVKPALEETIATIGPALSVGCLVLIVGFGGTILSELPSLRLFGQVVIMLLATALLANLLVLPALIAFVEGRAWRTGAPRPTVKGS; encoded by the coding sequence GTGTCAGAAAAACTCTTGTCGGCGGACGCCGCGACCGCGTTGTTCGTTGTCGCGATCGAGCCGCGGCCCAAGATCGACGATCTTCGCATTGTCGCGGATGATTTGCGGCAGGTGACGGACGAAGCGCTGGCGGGCACGGACATGCAGGCCGAACTCAGCGGCGTGGCGTTCTTCCGGCTCGAGATCGTCGGCGCCCTGATCCGCGATCAGCGTCTCCTGATCGGGGCGGGCTTCACCGTGTCGCTGATCATCTGCCTACTGTTCTTCCGGAGCCCCATCTACGCCTTGCTCGCCGGTGTCCCGGCAGGCATCGCGGTTCTGTGGACCTTAGGGATTACCGAGTTGCGCGGTCAGGAGATCACCGTACTCACGGGCGTGGTGCCGGGGCTGGTCACGGTGCTGGTTTTCGCAAGCTCGCTGCATCTGATGTTCGGCATCAAACGCAAAGTGGTTGCGGGGGAGGGTGCGCGCGAGGCGATCGTGTCGTCGGTGCGGGACATCGGCCCCGCTTGCGTCCTCGCGGCCATGACGACCGCGATCGCGCTGCTGTCTCTCACGCTGGTGCCGCATACGCTCGTGTCCGGGTTCGGGCTCACCGCGGCCATCGGCACGGCTGTCGCCTTTGTGGCGACGATCACTGTTCTACCGGCGCTGGGGACGCTCCTGCTGGGGCGGCGTGGCCGAAAAGAAAACGCGGACCACACCCTCGACCGCATCTTCACCGCGACGAGTACAGCTTGCCGACGGCTGGGCCGCGCCATCCTCGGCAATCCCACGGCTTTTCTTGCCGCCGGGCTCATCGTCGCGATCGGTGCCGGCATTCTCTACGCCACGATCAGCCCAAGCTATCAGTATAGGGACTATCTGCCGGGGAACAGTCAGTCCTCACGGGTCATGGACGTGGTCGACAAGGAGTTCGGCGGCACCGAGGCCATCCTCCTCCATATCCAATGGCCGAAAGACAAGCCGCTCGATTCTGCGCAGGTTCTCGCCGTGGTCGCGGACGCGCACAAGACCCTGGAGACACTGCCGCTCGTGACGCGGGCGGTGTCCCTGCACAGCATCGAGACCTGGATGTTGGAGGGTGGGCTCGAACAGGAGCAAATACTGAGCTTTCTGGAGGAGTCGCAGTCGCCGTTCGTCGAGCGCATGATGTCGGTGGACGACCATTCCGCGCTCGTGTCCGGCTACTTCCCCGCGGTGGACGCCTCCGAGCTCGTGCCCGTGCTGGACGCGCTCGAAACGGATCTCGAAGCCTTGCGGGCGGCGCATCCGGGTGTGCGTTTCATCGCGACCGGGATCGCCCCCCATTCCGCCCGGGCCAGCTACGACATGATCATCGAGCTGAACCGCAGCCTGTTGATCGCAATCGGGCTCAATATCTTGCTGATCGGCCTCGTCTTCTGGTCGTTGAGAGCCGGGTTCTACAGCATGGTGACCAACGTCCTGCCCATCGCTGTCGCAGGCGCGATCCTTCATCTCACGGGTGCCGGGCTGCAATTCACCTGCGTGGTCGCGTTCACCATCGGGTTTGGCATCGCGGTGGACAATGCTATTCACATCCTCAACTACTATCGTTTGATGCGGTCCAACGGCGAAGCTGTGAAGCCGGCTCTCGAAGAGACCATCGCCACTATCGGCCCGGCGCTTTCTGTCGGGTGCCTGGTGCTGATCGTCGGGTTCGGTGGCACGATTCTCAGCGAGCTTCCCAGCCTGCGCCTGTTCGGGCAAGTCGTGATAATGCTCTTGGCGACGGCGTTGCTGGCGAACCTTTTGGTGCTGCCGGCGTTGATCGCGTTTGTTGAAGGGCGGGCCTGGCGGACGGGCGCGCCGAGGCCGACGGTCAAGGGCAGCTAG
- a CDS encoding prenyltransferase/squalene oxidase repeat-containing protein, with product MLEDTPERERYFRDPSKGGWPFSNRKHGWPISDCTAEGLKSAIALRAIVDEPIPDERLGDAAELILGWQNADGGWPTYEKARTPSWMEALNPSLVFADIMVDHSYVECTSACVQALIRYRAQGADPARAQRIDKAIERGRDFLLARQRADGAWMGAWGICFTYGTWFAVSALRAAGLAADSGPIRRAAAFLVSHQLPDGGWGETIESCRRGTYASTPEGQVVMTSWALLSLLQSEMADSEPVRAGLRFLQDRQHADGSWPEETIAGVFNRTCAITYDNYRKIFGLWALGAAEARLNANATVEGLPR from the coding sequence GTGCTCGAAGATACGCCGGAGCGGGAGCGCTATTTCCGCGATCCCTCCAAGGGCGGCTGGCCGTTCTCGAACCGGAAGCACGGCTGGCCGATTTCGGACTGCACCGCGGAGGGATTGAAAAGCGCGATCGCGTTGCGCGCTATTGTCGACGAGCCCATCCCCGACGAGCGCCTCGGCGATGCCGCCGAGTTGATCCTCGGCTGGCAGAACGCCGACGGCGGCTGGCCGACCTACGAGAAGGCGCGGACACCTTCCTGGATGGAAGCGCTGAACCCGTCGCTCGTCTTCGCCGACATCATGGTGGACCATTCCTATGTGGAGTGCACGTCGGCCTGCGTGCAGGCCCTCATCCGCTATCGTGCGCAGGGTGCCGATCCCGCGCGGGCCCAGCGCATCGACAAGGCGATCGAGCGCGGCCGCGATTTTCTGTTGGCTCGGCAACGTGCCGACGGCGCCTGGATGGGCGCTTGGGGCATCTGCTTCACCTACGGGACTTGGTTCGCGGTTTCGGCTCTGCGGGCGGCGGGTCTTGCTGCCGACAGCGGCCCCATTCGCCGGGCCGCGGCATTCCTCGTCTCCCATCAACTTCCCGATGGAGGCTGGGGCGAAACCATCGAGAGCTGCCGGCGCGGGACCTATGCGAGCACCCCGGAGGGCCAGGTCGTGATGACATCCTGGGCGTTGCTCAGCCTGCTTCAGAGCGAGATGGCCGACAGCGAGCCGGTTCGCGCTGGGCTGCGCTTCCTGCAGGATCGGCAGCATGCGGATGGCAGCTGGCCGGAGGAGACTATTGCCGGCGTGTTCAACCGGACTTGCGCAATCACCTACGACAATTACCGCAAGATTTTCGGGCTGTGGGCGCTGGGCGCCGCGGAAGCGCGCCTCAACGCGAACGCAACTGTCGAGGGATTGCCGCGATGA
- the idi gene encoding isopentenyl-diphosphate Delta-isomerase, translating to MQTLEKVILVDDCDREIGTGEKHEVHRQGSLHRAFSVIIWDDADRMLLQQRSSGKYHSGGLWTNACCGHPRPGEACDAAARRRLQQEMGFVCPLEALGTIRYRAELDHDMIEHEIVHVFHGVHDGAIVPNPDEAQAFRWAAVEDVQADALAAPERYTAWFRKYLRAEWPVRRAVPENSG from the coding sequence ATGCAGACTTTGGAGAAAGTCATTCTCGTCGACGATTGCGATCGCGAGATCGGCACCGGCGAGAAGCACGAGGTGCACAGACAGGGCTCGCTCCATCGCGCATTCTCGGTGATCATCTGGGACGACGCGGACCGGATGCTGCTGCAGCAGCGAAGTTCCGGTAAGTACCATTCCGGCGGTCTGTGGACGAATGCCTGCTGCGGGCACCCGCGCCCCGGCGAGGCGTGCGATGCGGCCGCGCGGCGCCGCCTGCAACAGGAAATGGGATTTGTCTGCCCGTTGGAGGCGCTGGGTACGATCCGCTACCGGGCGGAACTCGACCACGACATGATCGAGCACGAGATTGTCCACGTCTTTCATGGCGTTCATGACGGCGCGATCGTGCCGAACCCGGACGAGGCGCAGGCCTTTCGCTGGGCGGCCGTGGAGGATGTCCAGGCCGATGCGCTGGCGGCGCCCGAGCGATACACCGCCTGGTTCCGCAAATATCTGAGGGCCGAATGGCCCGTCAGGCGCGCCGTACCGGAAAATTCGGGCTGA
- a CDS encoding phytoene/squalene synthase family protein — protein MLDRTVGNEELPLLLVPQLSRTFALTIPRLPSDLRSTVGTAYLLCRAADTIEDSQLPDRDRKIAQLDMFLAGVERTESWDEVSRRLAAELSGEIGPEELELIDSLPGLIDILNTRPVRQQEAVRTCLKKMASGMKSFVNRPTGLADMAELDNYCYVVAGVVGEMLTELFCDHAADIDEHREKLEKLSASFGQGLQMTNILKDIWDDRRQGRCYLPQSLFCSASLDLRDLDGAARKPAFRPTIHQLARIALGHLGNAVEYTLTIPRRHTGIRQFCLLAIGMAYATLNRVVQVSQFSSDYRPKISRSTVKSVMLAAPVICRSDSLTRWTMAGMASLCEANAIRQP, from the coding sequence GTGTTGGATAGGACCGTCGGCAACGAAGAGCTTCCGCTACTGCTGGTCCCCCAGCTGTCGCGCACCTTCGCGCTGACCATTCCAAGGCTGCCGTCTGATTTGCGGTCAACGGTGGGTACGGCCTACCTGCTGTGCCGCGCCGCGGACACGATCGAGGATTCGCAACTCCCGGATCGCGACAGGAAGATCGCTCAACTCGACATGTTCCTTGCCGGGGTCGAACGGACGGAGTCTTGGGACGAGGTTTCCAGGCGCCTTGCGGCCGAGCTCTCGGGAGAAATCGGCCCGGAGGAGCTCGAGCTCATCGATAGTTTGCCGGGCCTGATCGATATCTTGAATACCCGTCCTGTAAGACAGCAGGAGGCGGTCCGCACCTGTCTCAAGAAGATGGCATCGGGCATGAAGTCCTTCGTCAACCGTCCGACAGGATTGGCCGACATGGCCGAACTCGACAACTATTGCTACGTGGTGGCGGGAGTCGTCGGTGAGATGCTTACCGAGCTTTTCTGCGATCATGCCGCGGATATCGACGAGCACCGAGAAAAGCTCGAGAAGCTCTCGGCGAGTTTCGGCCAAGGTCTGCAGATGACGAATATTCTGAAGGACATCTGGGACGACCGGCGGCAAGGGCGGTGCTACCTGCCGCAAAGCCTCTTCTGTTCCGCGAGCCTCGATCTGCGCGATCTCGACGGCGCTGCCCGGAAGCCCGCTTTCCGGCCGACGATCCACCAGCTCGCACGGATTGCGCTCGGTCATTTGGGCAATGCCGTCGAGTACACGCTGACGATCCCGCGGCGGCACACCGGCATTCGGCAATTCTGCTTGCTCGCGATCGGCATGGCCTACGCCACCCTCAATCGGGTTGTGCAGGTGTCGCAGTTTTCCTCGGATTATCGGCCGAAGATCTCACGTTCGACGGTCAAGAGCGTGATGCTTGCGGCGCCGGTGATCTGCCGAAGCGACTCGCTGACGCGCTGGACCATGGCCGGCATGGCGAGCTTGTGCGAGGCGAACGCCATTCGTCAGCCCTGA
- a CDS encoding efflux RND transporter periplasmic adaptor subunit codes for MTRLTSAAMLAAGLLAGAGGAYWYFHATAGERTAPAEMAMSADVGESAERKVLYYRNPMGLPDTSPVPKKDSMGMDYIPVYADEGADDGTVSISPGKVQRSGVRTAKAEKRVVSRDVRAAGTVEHDESLLTIVTVRSDGYIEDLFVDKTGQEVEKGQALFRFYSSQIQLAQADLLVALRAQGRGRRDLDGAIQKMRNLGVPQNRIDEVQQTKENPRTLDWPSPTTGDVTSKSAIDGQFVEAGKELFRIADHTRMWVIAEVAEADIGDIAVGTPVTVTLRAFPNDPIEAEVGFIYPEMRKLETRTIPVRIVLPNEDGRIRPGMYADVVFHPGEKTGPVTSVPASAVIDSGTRKTVLIAKGDGKFEPRAVKIGRRGDGYVEVLDGVADGDEVVTSATFLIDSESNLKAALRNLEPQEAGR; via the coding sequence ATGACGCGTCTGACGAGCGCCGCGATGCTTGCGGCGGGACTCCTGGCGGGAGCCGGGGGCGCCTATTGGTACTTTCACGCAACGGCCGGAGAGCGCACCGCGCCGGCCGAGATGGCGATGTCTGCCGACGTGGGCGAGAGCGCCGAGCGCAAAGTGCTCTACTACCGCAACCCGATGGGCCTTCCCGACACCTCGCCGGTGCCGAAGAAGGACTCCATGGGCATGGACTACATTCCGGTTTACGCGGACGAAGGCGCCGATGACGGCACCGTCTCAATCAGCCCGGGCAAGGTGCAGCGAAGTGGTGTGCGCACGGCAAAGGCGGAAAAGCGCGTTGTCTCGCGCGACGTTCGCGCCGCCGGAACCGTGGAGCACGACGAGTCTCTGCTGACCATCGTGACCGTCCGGTCGGACGGCTATATCGAAGATCTCTTTGTCGACAAGACCGGACAAGAGGTGGAGAAGGGGCAGGCTCTCTTCCGCTTCTACAGCTCCCAGATTCAGCTTGCCCAGGCGGACCTTCTCGTCGCTTTGCGTGCGCAAGGACGCGGCCGCCGCGATCTCGACGGCGCGATCCAGAAGATGCGCAATCTCGGCGTGCCCCAGAACCGCATCGACGAGGTGCAACAGACGAAGGAGAATCCGCGCACCCTGGATTGGCCCTCGCCCACGACCGGGGACGTGACGTCCAAGAGCGCCATCGACGGCCAGTTCGTCGAGGCGGGCAAAGAGTTGTTCCGCATTGCCGATCACACGCGCATGTGGGTGATCGCGGAGGTCGCGGAAGCGGATATCGGCGACATCGCAGTCGGGACTCCTGTGACCGTCACCTTGCGCGCCTTTCCCAACGATCCCATCGAAGCGGAAGTCGGCTTCATTTACCCGGAGATGCGTAAACTCGAGACGCGCACGATTCCCGTTCGCATCGTATTGCCCAACGAAGACGGCCGCATCAGGCCCGGCATGTACGCTGACGTTGTGTTTCACCCCGGCGAGAAGACGGGTCCTGTCACGTCTGTTCCCGCAAGCGCCGTGATCGACAGCGGGACCAGAAAGACGGTCCTCATTGCCAAGGGTGACGGGAAATTCGAGCCGCGCGCGGTGAAGATTGGGCGGCGTGGCGACGGCTATGTGGAGGTTCTCGACGGCGTCGCGGACGGCGACGAAGTCGTCACGTCGGCAACCTTCCTGATCGACTCCGAAAGCAATCTCAAAGCCGCGCTTCGGAACCTCGAACCTCAGGAGGCGGGACGATGA